The Bombus fervidus isolate BK054 chromosome 8, iyBomFerv1, whole genome shotgun sequence genome window below encodes:
- the Fdh gene encoding alcohol dehydrogenase class-3 Fdh isoform X1 has translation MSNTAGKVIKCKAAVAWKEKEPLSLEEVEVAPPKAHEVRIKVVAIALCHTDAYTLDGLDPEGIFPCVLGHEGSGIVESVGEDVTEFKPGDHVIPLYIPQCKECKFCKHPSTNLCSKIRITQGKGVMPDGTSRFTCKGQTLAHFMGCSTFSEYTVVADISLVKIDPVAPLDKVCLLGCGVPTGYGAALNTAKVTPGSSCAIWGLGAVGLAVAFGCKQAGAKRIIGIDLNPSKFELAKKFGCTEFLNPKDCNKPIQEVLIELTDGGLDFTFECIGNVNAMRAALESCHKGWGTSVIVGVAAAGQEISTRPFQLVTGRVWKGTAFGGWKSKDSVPNLVQDYMAKKLILDEFITHNLPFDKINEGFDLLHLGNCLRIVLKY, from the exons ATGTCGAACACAGCTGGAAag GTTATCAAATGTAAAGCTGCTGTAGCGTGGAAGGAGAAAGAGCCGCTCTCGTTAGAAGAAGTTGAAGTTGCACCACCAAAAGCTCATGAAGTGAGAATTAAAGTTGTAGCTATAGCTTTGTGCCATACTGATGCCTATACTTTAGATGGGTTGGATCCAGAAGGAATCTTTCCTTGTGTTCTTGGTCATGAAGGCAGTGGTATTGTTGAAAGTGTTGGGGAAGATGTTACCGAATTTAAACCTG gTGACCATGTGATTCCATTATACATTCCCCAATGTAAAGAGTGCAAATTCTGTAAACATCCAAGCACAAACTTATGTAGCAAAATTCGTATTACACAAGGCAAAGGTGTAATGCCTGATGGTACTTCTAGATTTACTTGCAAGGGACAAACCCTTGCCCATTTCATGGGTTGCTCTACTTTTTCTGAATATACTGTAGTGGCAGACATTTCTCTTGTTAAG ATTGATCCTGTTGCACCACTTGATAAAGTATGTTTGTTGGGATGTGGAGTACCTACTGGATATGGTGCTGCTCTAAACACTGCTAAGGTAACACCTGGAAGTTCATGTGCTATATGGGGATTAGGTGCAGTGGGATTGGCAGTTGCATTTGGTTGTAAGCAAGCTGGTGCCAAGCGTATTATTGGAATAGATCTGAATCCAAGTAAATTCGAGTTGG cTAAAAAGTTTGGATGTACTGAATTTCTTAACCCTAAAGATTGTAACAAACCAATCCAGGAAGTGTTAATAGAATTAACTGATGGTGGACTAGATTTTACTTTTGAATGTATTGGTAATGTGAACGCTATG aGAGCTGCATTGGAATCTTGTCATAAGGGTTGGGGCACATCCGTTATAGTGGGTGTAGCTGCAGCTGGTCAAGAAATTAGCACTCGTCCATTCCAATTGGTAACGGGACGCGTATGGAAAGGGACTGCGTTTGGTGGATGGAAGTCCAAAGATAGTGTTCCCAACTTGGTGCAAGATTACATggcaaaaaaattaattcttgatGAATTTATTACACATAATCTTCCGTTCGATAAGATTAACGAGGGATTCGATTTGTTGCATTTAGGCAACTG CTTAAGAATAGTgctcaaatattaa
- the Fdh gene encoding alcohol dehydrogenase class-3 Fdh isoform X2, with translation MSNTAGKVIKCKAAVAWKEKEPLSLEEVEVAPPKAHEVRIKVVAIALCHTDAYTLDGLDPEGIFPCVLGHEGSGIVESVGEDVTEFKPGDHVIPLYIPQCKECKFCKHPSTNLCSKIRITQGKGVMPDGTSRFTCKGQTLAHFMGCSTFSEYTVVADISLVKIDPVAPLDKVCLLGCGVPTGYGAALNTAKVTPGSSCAIWGLGAVGLAVAFGCKQAGAKRIIGIDLNPSKFELAKKFGCTEFLNPKDCNKPIQEVLIELTDGGLDFTFECIGNVNAMRAALESCHKGWGTSVIVGVAAAGQEISTRPFQLVTGRVWKGTAFGGWKSKDSVPNLVQDYMAKKLILDEFITHNLPFDKINEGFDLLHLGN, from the exons ATGTCGAACACAGCTGGAAag GTTATCAAATGTAAAGCTGCTGTAGCGTGGAAGGAGAAAGAGCCGCTCTCGTTAGAAGAAGTTGAAGTTGCACCACCAAAAGCTCATGAAGTGAGAATTAAAGTTGTAGCTATAGCTTTGTGCCATACTGATGCCTATACTTTAGATGGGTTGGATCCAGAAGGAATCTTTCCTTGTGTTCTTGGTCATGAAGGCAGTGGTATTGTTGAAAGTGTTGGGGAAGATGTTACCGAATTTAAACCTG gTGACCATGTGATTCCATTATACATTCCCCAATGTAAAGAGTGCAAATTCTGTAAACATCCAAGCACAAACTTATGTAGCAAAATTCGTATTACACAAGGCAAAGGTGTAATGCCTGATGGTACTTCTAGATTTACTTGCAAGGGACAAACCCTTGCCCATTTCATGGGTTGCTCTACTTTTTCTGAATATACTGTAGTGGCAGACATTTCTCTTGTTAAG ATTGATCCTGTTGCACCACTTGATAAAGTATGTTTGTTGGGATGTGGAGTACCTACTGGATATGGTGCTGCTCTAAACACTGCTAAGGTAACACCTGGAAGTTCATGTGCTATATGGGGATTAGGTGCAGTGGGATTGGCAGTTGCATTTGGTTGTAAGCAAGCTGGTGCCAAGCGTATTATTGGAATAGATCTGAATCCAAGTAAATTCGAGTTGG cTAAAAAGTTTGGATGTACTGAATTTCTTAACCCTAAAGATTGTAACAAACCAATCCAGGAAGTGTTAATAGAATTAACTGATGGTGGACTAGATTTTACTTTTGAATGTATTGGTAATGTGAACGCTATG aGAGCTGCATTGGAATCTTGTCATAAGGGTTGGGGCACATCCGTTATAGTGGGTGTAGCTGCAGCTGGTCAAGAAATTAGCACTCGTCCATTCCAATTGGTAACGGGACGCGTATGGAAAGGGACTGCGTTTGGTGGATGGAAGTCCAAAGATAGTGTTCCCAACTTGGTGCAAGATTACATggcaaaaaaattaattcttgatGAATTTATTACACATAATCTTCCGTTCGATAAGATTAACGAGGGATTCGATTTGTTGCATTTAGGCAACTG
- the Pig-f gene encoding phosphatidylinositol glycan anchor biosynthesis class F, translated as MSVENKLSQRLLLSYCSFTCIYFPGILILLKLNDNLYNVGKYKFIPVLLILLFAEVIKLMFPMFHSETTLITKTELRTSSRARRTWSRYLKEIFKFMLAGFLLFIVYYIVIILFGAPVFMHHEETTMLTATLTTLTFVPASLHLGVNGALEIITGAQSQKGNVLIDAIKTNIQATLLGTWLGAIVIPLDWDRPWQAWPIPCVLGALLGYTVAHFITLVKTLPMLALDKKVHR; from the coding sequence ATGAGTGTTGAAAACAAATTGAGTCAAAGGTTGCTATTGTCATATTGTTCATTTACTTGCATTTATTTCCCTGGCATTCTGATATTACTTAAGTTAAAtgataatttgtataatgtgGGAAAGTATAAATTCATTCCAGTACTATTGATTCTGCTTTTTGCAGAAGTAATCAAATTGATGTTTCCCATGTTTCACTCTGAAACTACACTTATAACAAAAACTGAATTAAGGACATCTTCAAGAGCTAGAAGAACTTGGTCTAGATatctaaaagaaattttcaaatttatgttaGCTGGTTTCCTTTTATTCATTGTATATTACATTGTAATCATATTGTTTGGTGCACCAGTATTCATGCACCACGAAGAAACTACTATGCTCACTGCCACACTGACTACACTTACATTTGTTCCTGCAAGTTTGCATTTAGGAGTGAATGGTGCACTAGAAATAATAACAGGAGCACAATCACAAAAAGGCAATGTTCTAATAGATGCTATAAAGACAAACATTCAAGCTACTCTTTTAGGCACATGGTTGGGTGCTATTGTAATCCCATTAGACTGGGATCGACCATGGCAAGCTTGGCCAATTCCATGTGTTTTAGGTGCTCTCCTTGGCTATACAGTTGCACATTTTATTACACTTGTAAAAACATTACCTATGTTGGCATTAGATAAGAAAGTTCacagataa
- the Ltn1 gene encoding E3 ubiquitin-protein ligase listerin, with protein sequence MGKNKPAQRTKNNAKPSNSSRSAELLGTSIPNFVGFSAVKDGGYVPILPGLALCNTNEVEMNNVDSNFQIVLKKMNKKDSTTKCKALKEFAIMCRDSEMLAVEGMLPFWPRLYCALAIDIEHRIRESVQLAHAAVVKRVGRGIAMYLKQLAGAWFTSQYDTYPPAASAASNSFNDTFPPKKVIDAIVHCQHEILTYICDNITVHSAQTLSTQKNLTTEEMDSKYQSVLISSLYGYGVYLKKVPIQKIEDMIDIHNKIINSNRFWKLAKNDSVPVKTAFFTVLTSMIENANLLLQNEKKRTVTTIMNNLDETEPALLTVVWESMLSTINKIQDWYTVVNIEKLVLPTLWRVLRSGQCCASIVYPNLLPFISQFPKLNVDLHYLYISFFNHMRQGFSIKSVQMSRSEMLAVTTSFAECLRYTVFSNINNRNLCNALLIEQLIPSLEMCLKENSPMKQIFFCEITHLIRYWSKNRHSDNYKLYYCLIQEFWQNLDILYTSLLNANENSETFDTPDTNNSQIEFLNILQTAPEQGRKNLQVKFCNLEENVTIQSQIQNVENDTDTEFAAELDKFVSSLCIKYFNHIIGKREKQYVTYLNKLITCFESDELFKNLSDFLKTQINLLNFCEILRNWLLERSKESEHIIELIFNLMKYMDHSEKNEILKSLIEFDDITTKSVIQCALSKKHRNDVIVQKWCSQSKISNILIEVAKEIASSNYSSKNQNLILLSFEPLEDGSLLIKEETVNEIISILCSSFYEIDETCLLDFTYLICCIVPLACSHKGTTAGAIQILGTLFELRSHNYFSNNSDYHLIDTMRDVWMKELLKTIRELSQSEVINLTKMFATSMWKKIYNRNEEYDKEILVDIAVDFLETILDSGIFYAEEIILTFLTDSDITTWIAETTGIIIYGEVITGELHVSSLDQTIQIHQKCISIDLTSNTITDNTESCLKWALFNINLLDNLCLRSIGKCKSEESNTGELLIHNLNLPGATNLLINVIYSIILGEIYSKHYKSTKCYDNVNKTLVAVQDSFKQLQIYINEDTFNEIRDYITMNFSKYGSMLSYIIYFCCTELCPTKEPKELFKCYKSNDIFSLNGEIMLQRLQILSKIENLDNILDTWTTDDNVSELILTRTMLIKEDISKYCRIVENNPSLPDDCEISEISWDKLNIPLELIRLSTELVKKNPSKLTYKHWNFILISVVLWPLSVINSKQNINNFKVSTMIVAICQLYHAVQDLINKHEQEKIKVMSPKILDEWRNAFVSDAQSGIVQCWMLYADSYNEKTTALKPVLLLDHLGKAIKMVDGNVIFKSYIPLTTTVELALKLLQSPIASIQLGAYHILKHAVPELVQQDKDIAKLENFDINNLNIKKMEKVLENTQNIVNIILMDFKLCDTVSCTIQPYTDSYTYTVGYLLSWAIILEMCANAHGDLLYQYAEILKDNFFPNLLNNIFRLMPVEVLQDNKNKGAKLMEIFSTEPSLEFFESWTEWRLDHIVCWLYTNSLRHLPVLVRQWWSTADSRVSAAVDKITTHYVSPMLCQEELLNNKLQSIENMHVKVHPTFREVVALYQMDDTKLELNIVLSPNHPLGPVTVEPGQHAGGTVNWRNCHMQLSIFLTQQNGSVWDGLTLWKRNLDKKFAGVEECYICYSIFHINTYQIPKLSCHTCRKKFHTACLYKWFNTSQKPTCPICRNIF encoded by the exons ATGGGAAAGAATAAACCAGCGCAACGAACGAAAAACAATGCAAAA cCATCAAATAGCAGCAGAAGTGCAGAACTTCTGGGCACTTCGATACCAAATTTTGTTGGTTTCTCAGCTGTAAAGGATGGAGGATACGTACCTATATTACCAGGTTTAGCACTTTGCAATACAAATGAGGTTGAAATGAACAATGTTGATAGCAATTTTCAAatagttttaaaaaaaatgaataaaaaagattcaACAACAAAATGCAAG gcATTAAAAGAATTTGCTATTATGTGTAGAGATTCAGAAATGTTAGCTGTGGAAGGAATGTTACCATTCTGGCCACGATTGTATTGTGCCTTAGCAATTGATATAGAACACAGAATAAGAGAATCTGTACAGTTAGCACATGCAGCTGTTGTAAAACGTGTAGGCAGAGGTATAGCAATGTATTTGAAACAGCTAGCTGGAGCTTGGTTCACTTCTCAATATGATACATATCCTCCAGCTGCATCTGCTGCTAGTAATTCATTTAAT GATACGTTTCCACCTAAAAAAGTTATTGATGCCATTGTGCATTGCCAACATGAAATCTTGACTTATATCTGTGATAATATTACTGTTCATAGTGCCCAGACTTTATCTACACAAAA gaACCTTACTACAGAAGAAATGGATTCAAAATATCAGAGTGTGCTAATATCTAGTTTATATGGATACGGTGTTTATTTGAAGAAAGTTCCTATCCAAAAAATTGAGGATATGATTgatattcataataaaattataaacagCAACAGATTTTGGAAGCTAGCTAAAAATGATTCTGTCCCAGTCAAAACAGCTTTCTTTACTGTACTAACATCAATGATTGAGAATGCTAATCTATTACtgcaaaatgaaaagaaaagaactgtAACAACTATCATGAATAATCTTGATGAAACAGAACCTGCATTGTTGACGGTTGTATGGGAATCTATGCTTAgtactataaataaaatacag GACTGGTACACTGTAGTAAATATTGAGAAACTAGTATTACCGACATTATGGCGTGTTTTACGAAGTGGACAATGTTGCGCTAGTATTGTTTATCCAAATTTATTACCCTTTATTAGTCAATTTCCAAAACTAAATGTTGATCTTCATTACTTGTATATATCTTTCTTCAACCATATGCGACAAGg atTTTCCATTAAAAGCGTACAAATGAGTCGTTCTGAGATGCTTGCGGTGACGACATCGTTCGCCGAATGTTTGCGTTATACAGTGTtctcaaatattaataatcgaaACTTATGTAATGCTCTGCTCATAGAACAG cTCATACCATCATTAGAAATgtgtttgaaagaaaatagtccaatgaaacaaatatttttttgtgaAATTACTCATTTAATACGATATTGGAGTAAAAATCGGCACAGTGATAATTATAAACTTTATTATTGTTTGATACAAGAATTTTGGCAAAATCTTGATATATTGTACACTTCGCTTTTAAATGCCAACGAAAATTCCGAAACATTTGATACTCCAGATACAAATAATTCtcaaatagaatttctaaACATATTACAGACGGCCCCTGAGCAGGGGCGGAAAAATTTACaagtgaaattttgtaatctgGAGGAGAATGTAACAATTCAGTCTCAAATACAAAATGTGGAAAATGATACCGATACTGAATTTGCTGCTGAACTTGATAAGTTTGTCAGTTCCctttgcataaaatattttaaccacATTATTGGGAAACGTGAAAAACAATATGTCACGTACCTAAACAAGCTTATAACTTGTTTTGAAAGCGatgaactttttaaaaatctatCCGACTTTCTTAAAACGcaaattaatttacttaatttctGCGAAATTTTACGGAATTGGTTATTGGAACGATCAAAAGAATCTGAACATATAATAGAACTAATATTCAATCTTATGAAGTACATGGATCATTCTgagaaaaacgaaattttaaaatcattaatagag TTTGATGATATAACTACAAAAAGTGTTATACAATGCGCCTTATCTAAGAAACATAGAAATGATGTTATAGTACAGAAATGGTGTTCACAATCTAAGATTAGTAATATATTGATAGAAGTAGCAAAGGAAATTGCTTCAAGCAATTATTCAAGTAAAAATCAGAACCTTATATTGTTATCTTTTGAACCTCTAGAGGATGGTA gtttgctaataaaagaagaaacggtCAATGAAATTATATCTATACTTTGCAGTTCATTTTATGAAATAGATGAGACGTGTCTGTTAGATTTCACATATTTAATTTGCTGTATTGTTCCATTAGCATGCTCTCATAAGGGAACAACAGCAGGAGCAATACAAATATTAGGAACTCTTTTCGAATTGCGTTCACATAATTATTTCAGTAATAATTCTGACTACCATCTGATAGATACAATGCGAGATGTATGGATGAAAGAACTTTTGAAAACAATTCGAGAACTTTCACAATCTGAAGTTATTAATTTGACTAAAATGTTTGCGACTTCTATgtggaaaaagatatataatcg AAATGAAGAATATGATAAAGAAATATTGGTTGACATAGCCGTTGATTTTCTTGAAACTATACTTGATAGTGGAATCTTCTATgcagaagaaattattttaacatttttaacagATTCTGATATCACAACATGGATAGCTGAAACAACTGGGATAATCATATATGGTGAAGTAATAACTGGTGAACTGCATGTGTCATCTCTTGATCAAACTATACAAATTCACCAGAAATGTATATCTATTGATTTAACCAGTAATACAATAACGGATAATACTGAGAGTTGCTTAAAATGGGCattgtttaatataaatttattagataATCTATGTTTGAGATCAATTGGCAAATGTAAATCAGAAGAATCCAACACTGGAGAATTATTGATACACAATTTGAATTTACCAGGAgctacaaatttattaattaatgttatatattcaattattttggGAGAAATTTACTCCAAACATTATAAATCT aCCAAATGCTAtgataatgtaaataaaactttAGTGGCTGTACAAGATAGTTTTAAACAGTTACAGATATATATTAATGAAGAtacatttaatgaaattcgTGATTATATAACAAT gaatttttcgaaatacGGAAGTATGttatcatatataatatacttttgTTGTACAGAATTATGTCCTACCAAAGAAcctaaagaattatttaaatgttacaaAAGTAATGACATATTTTCTCTAAATGGAGAAATAATGCTTCAGAGGCTACAG ATTCTAtccaaaattgaaaatttggatAATATCTTGGATACATGGACAACAGACGATAATGTTTCTGAATTAATACTGACAAGAACCATGTTGATTAAAGAAGATATTTCGAAGTATTGTAGAATTGTGGAAAACAATCCTTCATTACCAGATGATTG tgaaatttctgaaatttcctgggataaattaaatatacctTTGGAACTTATAAGATTGTCAACAGAACTCGTAAAGAAAAATCCATCTAAATTAACATATAAACattggaattttatattaatatctgtAGTCCTATGGCCACTTTCTGTTATTAAttcaaaacaaaatattaataattttaag GTATCTACAATGATAGTAGCCATTTGTCAACTTTATCACGCAGTGCAAGATTTAATTAACAAGCATGaacaggaaaaaataaaagtcatGTCACCAAAGATATTAGATGAATGGAGAAATGCTTTCGTCAGTGATGCACAAAGTGGAATTGTTCAGTGTTGGATGCTTTATGCAG ACTCGTATAATGAAAAAACAACAGCTTTGAAACCTGTTTTATTGTTGGATCACTTAGGAAAAGCTATAAAAATGGTGGatggaaatgtaattttcaaaaGTTACATACCTCTCACAACAACTGTTGAGCTAGCATTGAAATTACTTCAGTCTCCCATAGCTAGTATACAACTAGGAGCATATCATATATTAAAGCATGCAGTACCAGAGCTTGTGCAACAAGACAAAGATATTGCTAAATTAGAGaatttcgatataaataatctgaacattaaaaaaatggaaaaagtacTTGAGAATACGcaaaatatcgtaaatatcATTCTAATGGATTTCAA ATTATGTGATACTGTGAGTTGTACTATTCAACCATACACAGATTCTTATACTTATACTGTtggatatttattatcatgGGCTATCATCCTAGAAATGTGTGCAAATGCTCATGGAGATTTACTATATCAATATGCAGAGATACTTAA GGATAATTTTTTtcctaatttattaaataacatatttCGATTAATGCCAGTGGAAGTGCTTCAAGACAATAAGAACAAGGGTGCtaaattaatggaaattttttCTACTGAACCATCTCTAGAATTTTTCG AAAGTTGGACGGAATGGAGACTTGACCATATTGTATGTTGGTTATACACGAATAGTTTAAGACATTTACCAGTGTTAGTAAGACAATGGTGGAGTACTGCTGACAGTAGAGTCAGTGCCGCCGTGGATAAGATTACAACTCATTATGTTAGTCCTATGCTTTGTCAAGAGGAACTTCtcaacaataaattacaaagcATTGAAAACATGCACGTGAAAGTACATCCAACATTCCGCGAAGTGGTAGCTTTGTATCAAATGGATGATACAAAATTGGAACTTAATATTGTATTGTCACCTAATCATCCGTTGGGACCAGTTACTGTTGAACCTGGACAACACGCGGGTGGTACAGTGAATTGGAGGAATTGTCACATGCAATTGTCCATATTTCTTACACAACaa aATGGATCCGTATGGGATGGACTTACATTATGGAAAAGAAACTTAGACAAGAAATTCGCTGGCGTAGAAGAATGTTATATATGTTAcagtatttttcatataaacaCATATCAAATACCAAAATTATCTTGTCATACATGTCGCAAGAAATTTCACACTGCATGCCTG TATAAATGGTTTAATACAAGTCAGAAGCCTACATGTCCGATTTGtaggaatatattttaa
- the LOC139990206 gene encoding uncharacterized protein, whose amino-acid sequence MPAYRWVNRSAGQNLPEAAVTGGRDIDGSTIYVGRAFHNGDMIPAKVIPDKNVAYVCHNGEEHPKHDFEVLCKGEFEWEFSSNGAIPGDAVIAGQTSDGEPLYVGRVLHNGSQTVGKVQPSHGCLYIPFDGEELSFKDYEVLVIH is encoded by the exons ATGCCAG CCTATAGGTGGGTTAATCGAAGTGCAGGGCAAAATTTGCCGGAAGCCGCGGTCACCGGAGGTCGTGACATAGATGGGTCAACCATCTACGTCGGCAGAGCTTTCCACAACGGTGACATGATTCCAGCGAAAGTAATCCCCGACAAAAATGTCGCCTATGTCTGTCACAATGGCGAAGAACACCCGAAACATGATTTCGAA GTTTTGTGCAAAGGAGAATTCGAATGGGAGTTTTCCTCCAACGGAGCAATCCCAGGCGACGCGGTGATCGCAGGACAGACCTCCGATGGAGAACCTCTGTATGTTGGCCGTGTTCTCCATAATGGATCCCAAACAGTTGGCAAG GTTCAGCCTAGCCACGGATGCTTATACATCCCCTTCGACGGTGAGGAATTGTCTTTCAAAGACTACGAAGTGCTCGTAATTcattaa